A section of the Cloacibacillus sp. An23 genome encodes:
- a CDS encoding NAD/NADP-dependent octopine/nopaline dehydrogenase family protein, which yields MSIIAVIGAGNGAHALAADCKLGGAEVRMYEFTKFNNKVKGIQKSKRIRLEGLEMNYKNFKRNGTAVLDMVTYDMAQAVHGANHILISVQAQGFPSVFEELAPLLEDGQTVSIFPDNFGSLILRRIMRDKGITTKVIIAGYDSLVYGARLVDFNNLETETDVVNITYRENEIRVDTFPSSDYEEYLRVSKEIPALDATELIHGDTVLDISISNVNPLLHIPAVVMNAGTIENWGVIPNLGDKDIYYDIYAFGCSPAVGEVQYAYYEDLVNITKAFGVGICPVEKDALTSSRMGLIGQFFYGPDFRYPFDQPLDLNTWLPAPKGTRFELNSRYITEDVPVGCVTAINFAKVLNVDTPVLHAMTNLSNVMMKTNYYAAGYTLSDLGLDNMTAEEIVTFMRSGKNVNLIN from the coding sequence ATGTCTATTATTGCTGTGATTGGTGCCGGAAATGGGGCTCATGCGTTGGCCGCTGATTGTAAATTAGGTGGCGCTGAGGTAAGAATGTACGAATTCACAAAATTCAATAATAAGGTCAAAGGTATCCAGAAAAGCAAGCGCATCCGACTCGAAGGCCTTGAAATGAACTACAAGAATTTCAAGAGAAACGGTACGGCAGTGTTGGATATGGTAACTTATGATATGGCGCAGGCAGTTCACGGTGCAAATCATATTTTGATTTCGGTTCAGGCTCAGGGGTTCCCCAGCGTATTTGAGGAACTAGCACCTTTACTCGAAGACGGACAGACAGTCAGCATTTTTCCTGATAACTTTGGTAGTTTAATTCTCAGACGTATCATGCGAGATAAGGGCATTACCACAAAGGTGATCATTGCCGGTTATGATTCCTTAGTATATGGAGCGCGGCTGGTAGACTTCAATAATTTAGAAACAGAAACTGACGTGGTAAACATTACCTATAGGGAAAATGAAATACGAGTTGATACCTTCCCATCTAGTGACTACGAAGAATATCTGCGTGTATCTAAAGAGATTCCAGCTTTAGACGCAACAGAATTGATTCATGGTGACACTGTCCTGGACATCAGCATTTCTAACGTAAACCCGTTACTTCATATTCCGGCTGTAGTAATGAACGCCGGAACGATTGAAAATTGGGGCGTAATTCCCAACCTGGGCGACAAAGATATCTACTATGACATTTATGCATTTGGGTGTTCCCCAGCCGTAGGTGAAGTGCAATATGCCTATTACGAGGACCTAGTCAACATCACAAAGGCATTCGGCGTTGGAATTTGCCCTGTAGAAAAAGATGCTTTAACATCGTCCAGAATGGGATTGATCGGGCAGTTCTTCTATGGTCCGGATTTCAGGTATCCTTTCGACCAGCCACTTGACCTTAATACATGGCTTCCTGCTCCTAAAGGAACGCGCTTTGAATTAAATTCACGCTATATTACCGAAGATGTACCTGTGGGATGTGTAACTGCAATCAACTTTGCAAAAGTCCTGAATGTTGACACGCCTGTTCTTCACGCAATGACAAACTTGAGCAACGTCATGATGAAAACAAACTACTATGCAGCAGGTTATACACTCTCCGATCTCGGACTGGATAACATGACGGCAGAAGAAATAGTAACCTTTATGCGCAGCGGGAAAAATGTTAATCTTATAAACTGA
- a CDS encoding XRE family transcriptional regulator translates to MDEFTGIGDNLKQLRKQMNLSLSEVSRLTNVSKTMLSQIERNESTPTISTVWKIANGLKIKFDTLLDTSAARLCDIRSIHDMVPLRDKSHLAEIYCMAPFSPKSGYEFFYCIFRPGCNYISDGHRNSQSELVFVFQGELEIVIGTNSYRIPEGSAISIEAVMPHRYINNGETTVISCSLVSYN, encoded by the coding sequence ATGGACGAATTTACAGGTATTGGCGATAACCTGAAGCAATTGAGAAAACAGATGAATCTGAGTCTCAGTGAGGTATCTCGCCTCACCAACGTTAGTAAAACAATGCTGAGCCAAATTGAGCGCAATGAGTCTACTCCAACAATATCGACTGTTTGGAAAATTGCTAACGGCTTAAAAATAAAGTTCGATACGCTATTAGATACAAGTGCGGCTAGGTTGTGCGATATTCGTTCGATCCACGACATGGTGCCATTGCGGGATAAGTCTCATTTAGCTGAGATTTATTGTATGGCGCCATTTTCTCCCAAGAGTGGTTACGAGTTTTTCTATTGTATTTTTCGTCCTGGATGCAATTATATTTCTGATGGACATCGTAATAGCCAATCTGAACTTGTATTTGTGTTTCAGGGTGAGCTAGAAATTGTAATAGGGACAAATTCTTATCGCATTCCGGAAGGCAGTGCGATCTCAATTGAGGCTGTGATGCCTCACCGTTATATTAATAATGGAGAGACAACAGTAATATCTTGTTCACTTGTTAGTTATAATTAA
- a CDS encoding L-serine ammonia-lyase, iron-sulfur-dependent, subunit alpha: MKKDIYLQLLEKELIPACGCTEPMAFALAAALARRYAPGEIKEIHLKGSGLMVTGVQAVLIPNSHGRHGGFISTAMGVVAGNPDDDMEVLTKITDADLEKAEELSQRLQAAGTFTQELEVDVPSIYLSTNIVTDEHNATVILQNEHNGICYIEADGKVILDTRDINPVTEALEKNNVDKSILTIPKIVEFCNTVDLEQLGHIRYAMKLTKDICQDGMDNPLGMQCGRVLMQNMEKGLVAKDEFNYTLAWTIAGLDARMGGTSYTAMSNTGSGNQGIICTMAPMAAGEWRKESEEKIIRAVTLSNLMNIYLDYRSNEYAHLSPECYCGGVAPAAAACGVAYLRGDSADVLNDIVRTSLGNQAGIICDGAKPSCAFRAYTGLFATLHAMLLAEQGIATGPTEGIVHESADVTIDNIYRLQKDTMSHTDEFVWKIKQEQKTIC, encoded by the coding sequence ATGAAAAAAGATATCTATCTGCAGTTATTGGAAAAAGAACTGATTCCGGCATGCGGTTGTACTGAGCCAATGGCATTCGCTTTAGCGGCGGCTCTTGCTCGCAGATACGCCCCTGGCGAAATTAAAGAAATTCATCTAAAAGGATCCGGTTTGATGGTGACCGGTGTCCAAGCCGTACTTATTCCTAATTCTCATGGCCGTCATGGCGGATTTATCTCAACAGCCATGGGTGTAGTCGCCGGGAACCCAGACGACGATATGGAGGTTTTGACCAAGATCACAGACGCTGATCTGGAGAAAGCAGAGGAACTATCGCAGCGGCTGCAGGCGGCAGGTACGTTCACCCAAGAGTTGGAAGTTGATGTCCCGTCGATTTACCTTTCTACTAACATAGTCACAGATGAGCATAACGCTACAGTTATTTTGCAGAACGAACATAACGGGATTTGCTATATTGAGGCAGATGGAAAGGTTATTTTAGATACTAGGGATATAAACCCAGTCACTGAAGCCTTAGAAAAGAACAATGTAGATAAATCCATTCTCACAATTCCTAAAATTGTAGAATTTTGTAATACTGTGGATTTAGAGCAATTAGGCCATATCCGCTATGCGATGAAACTGACGAAGGATATCTGTCAGGATGGCATGGACAATCCTCTTGGGATGCAGTGCGGACGTGTTTTAATGCAGAATATGGAAAAGGGACTGGTGGCGAAAGACGAATTCAATTACACATTGGCTTGGACTATCGCCGGCTTAGATGCTCGTATGGGAGGCACAAGCTATACGGCTATGAGCAATACAGGCAGCGGTAACCAAGGTATCATTTGCACCATGGCTCCTATGGCGGCAGGCGAATGGAGAAAAGAGTCCGAAGAGAAGATTATTCGAGCGGTGACACTATCCAATCTGATGAATATCTATTTGGATTATCGTTCTAACGAATATGCGCACCTCTCTCCGGAGTGCTATTGCGGAGGAGTAGCGCCTGCGGCCGCTGCCTGCGGCGTTGCGTACTTAAGAGGCGATTCTGCTGATGTTCTGAATGACATCGTCCGTACTAGCCTGGGGAATCAGGCTGGGATTATATGTGACGGCGCCAAACCGAGCTGCGCATTCCGCGCATATACCGGATTATTTGCAACTCTCCACGCTATGTTGCTGGCAGAACAGGGGATTGCTACCGGTCCGACAGAAGGCATAGTTCATGAATCTGCAGATGTGACTATTGATAATATCTATCGTCTACAGAAAGATACTATGAGTCATACAGACGAGTTCGTTTGGAAAATTAAGCAGGAACAGAAGACAATTTGCTAA
- a CDS encoding malic enzyme-like NAD(P)-binding protein produces MGHRNFYNQTNNVLSFPRIFRGALDVRASDINDGMKIAAAIALANLVGDDESNPEFIILAAFALRVCEHVSNGGC; encoded by the coding sequence ATGGGACACCGCAACTTCTACAACCAGACCAACAATGTTCTGTCCTTCCCGAGGATTTTCCGCGGCGCTCTGGACGTGCGTGCGAGCGACATAAACGATGGTATGAAGATAGCCGCGGCTATAGCTCTTGCGAATCTTGTCGGAGACGATGAGTCCAACCCTGAGTTCATCATTCTCGCCGCTTTCGCCCTGCGCGTCTGCGAGCACGTATCGAATGGCGGTTGCTGA
- the dctP gene encoding TRAP transporter substrate-binding protein DctP, whose amino-acid sequence MASVLVLAMMATASFAADQIVFRFAGQQPVEHQCTKMMQDFAKEIADKTNGHVKIEVYPASQLGDYTLVMEELIRGTVDMSVTSFASSFDPRFELVYINGYVSGYDEAKKVFAPGAWLPNKLNELGLALGVRVLGSYVEGMIGVGSTKPLNEPLNPKVDKGVLTRVPNMDTYMLGAQAMGFRTITIPWADVYQSLQTGVCDSVNAMATAAVYTSLGDVIKYWYATNYSMEYLPLMISEKSWQKLSPEEQAIFQEAAKNFTIKSIDTAQAEDMKYMDLMKKKGIQVFTYSEEELRPIKEACITTWEKLGERGMTPELMKEFRENLGK is encoded by the coding sequence ATGGCATCGGTACTTGTTCTTGCGATGATGGCTACGGCTTCGTTCGCTGCGGATCAGATAGTGTTCCGCTTCGCCGGGCAGCAGCCGGTCGAGCATCAGTGCACTAAGATGATGCAGGATTTTGCGAAGGAAATCGCTGATAAGACTAACGGACACGTTAAAATCGAAGTTTATCCCGCCAGCCAGCTCGGCGATTACACGCTCGTAATGGAAGAGCTCATACGCGGCACCGTCGATATGTCGGTGACCTCGTTCGCGAGCTCCTTCGACCCCCGCTTCGAGCTCGTCTACATCAACGGATACGTCAGCGGCTATGACGAGGCCAAGAAGGTCTTCGCCCCCGGCGCGTGGCTCCCGAACAAGCTTAACGAACTCGGCCTCGCCCTCGGCGTCCGCGTCCTCGGCTCCTACGTCGAAGGCATGATCGGCGTCGGCTCTACGAAGCCCCTCAACGAACCGCTCAACCCGAAAGTCGACAAGGGCGTCCTCACCCGCGTTCCGAACATGGACACCTACATGCTCGGCGCTCAGGCGATGGGCTTCCGCACCATCACCATTCCGTGGGCCGACGTTTATCAGTCGCTCCAGACCGGCGTCTGCGATTCCGTCAACGCGATGGCTACGGCCGCCGTCTACACGAGCCTCGGCGACGTCATCAAGTACTGGTACGCCACTAACTACTCGATGGAGTACCTCCCGCTCATGATCAGCGAAAAGTCCTGGCAGAAGCTCTCCCCCGAAGAGCAGGCGATCTTCCAGGAAGCCGCGAAGAACTTCACCATCAAGTCCATCGACACCGCCCAGGCTGAGGATATGAAGTACATGGACCTCATGAAGAAGAAGGGCATCCAGGTCTTCACCTACAGCGAAGAAGAGCTCCGTCCCATCAAGGAAGCCTGCATCACCACCTGGGAAAAGCTTGGCGAGCGCGGCATGACCCCCGAACTTATGAAGGAATTCAGAGAGAACCTCGGGAAATAA